From one Planctomycetia bacterium genomic stretch:
- a CDS encoding YfcE family phosphodiesterase codes for MLVGIFADTHDHLENIRRAVDCFNVERVELVLFAGDLVSTIALPPLRKLSAPVVACYGDNEGNKTGLAGGFAVIGQLKEPPVELTVPDGTRFIIAHMKRQIAREQSEFDVAVTAHTHKARVTCDALNRLWINPGETSGWSFGRATVALFETVTRRVEIVDLATR; via the coding sequence ATGCTGGTAGGCATTTTCGCGGACACACACGATCATCTTGAAAACATTCGACGGGCCGTGGACTGCTTCAACGTCGAGCGAGTGGAACTTGTGCTGTTTGCAGGGGATCTCGTGTCGACTATCGCCCTACCCCCGCTTCGGAAGCTCAGCGCGCCAGTCGTGGCTTGCTACGGGGACAATGAAGGCAACAAGACTGGATTGGCGGGCGGTTTCGCCGTGATCGGACAGCTAAAGGAGCCGCCGGTCGAACTCACCGTTCCGGATGGAACTCGGTTCATCATCGCGCATATGAAACGCCAAATCGCACGTGAGCAATCGGAATTTGACGTAGCGGTGACGGCTCATACGCATAAGGCGCGCGTGACGTGCGATGCCCTCAATCGCCTCTGGATCAATCCTGGAGAAACCAGCGGCTGGAGCTTTGGTCGTGCGACTGTCGCACTTTTTGAGACGGTGACGCGGCGGGTTGAGATTGTGGACCTCGCCACGCGATAA
- a CDS encoding sialidase family protein, with product MAPLLSINLSGTGRAAAIELAAGERSARPQQPQAAVDPRGIIHVVYGVRNTIQYCRSSDRGKSFSTPSKLPDLGVVALGMRRGPRIAVVDDQVCVTAIGGPKGLGNDGDVLACRSADGGKTWQGPIRVNDVPHAAREGLHGMAAGSDGLLCCVWLDLRDGKTEVMASTSRDHGATWSSNVLVYRSPGGSVCECCHPSVAIGRDQRIHVLWRNSVAGNRDMYVGTSNDAGQTFGEAMMLGADHWPLDACPMDGGAIACLADNSIAAAWRRDKSVNLYLPQQSEVRSLGEGEQPWIATTDRGAFVVWLKRRSGAALWIGTDEATPRQLTDVASDPVVAAPWLGDGPVVALWEGRDTQERFTIMCEVLDSAGNAAK from the coding sequence ATGGCGCCACTGCTGAGTATCAACCTCTCCGGTACTGGCAGGGCCGCGGCGATTGAACTCGCGGCCGGCGAGCGTTCCGCGCGACCCCAACAGCCGCAGGCGGCTGTCGATCCACGAGGCATAATTCATGTCGTGTACGGCGTGCGCAACACAATTCAGTACTGTCGCTCGTCCGATCGCGGCAAGTCGTTTTCGACGCCGAGCAAGTTGCCCGATTTGGGTGTAGTGGCCCTGGGGATGCGGCGCGGCCCGCGCATCGCCGTGGTCGATGATCAGGTATGCGTGACGGCGATCGGCGGCCCCAAGGGTTTAGGAAACGACGGCGACGTGCTGGCCTGCCGTTCCGCGGACGGCGGCAAAACCTGGCAAGGTCCGATTCGTGTGAACGATGTTCCGCATGCCGCGCGCGAGGGGTTGCATGGCATGGCGGCGGGCTCCGACGGCCTGTTGTGTTGTGTCTGGCTGGATCTTCGTGATGGCAAGACCGAAGTCATGGCTTCGACATCGCGCGATCACGGCGCGACTTGGTCCAGCAACGTCCTCGTGTACCGTTCTCCGGGCGGCAGTGTTTGCGAATGTTGTCATCCGAGCGTGGCCATTGGACGCGATCAGCGAATTCACGTACTATGGCGAAACTCTGTGGCTGGAAACCGCGACATGTATGTCGGAACGTCAAACGACGCTGGTCAAACATTCGGTGAGGCGATGATGCTAGGCGCAGATCATTGGCCGCTCGATGCTTGCCCGATGGATGGCGGCGCAATTGCGTGTTTGGCGGATAACTCGATCGCCGCCGCTTGGAGGCGCGACAAGTCGGTGAACCTTTATTTACCGCAGCAATCGGAAGTCCGTTCCCTGGGCGAAGGCGAGCAGCCCTGGATTGCCACCACAGATCGCGGTGCGTTCGTTGTCTGGCTCAAGCGCCGCTCGGGTGCGGCGCTTTGGATCGGCACGGACGAGGCGACGCCTCGGCAGCTTACCGATGTGGCAAGCGATCCGGTCGTTGCGGCCCCTTGGTTAGGGGACGGACCGGTCGTGGCATTGTGGGAGGGGCGTGACACGCAAGAACGCTTTACCATCATGTGCGAGGTGCTCGATTCGGCGGGTAACGCGGCGAAGTAA